The genomic DNA GTTCTGCCTGCTGGCTTGCATGAATAAACTGGGTTCCATCATTCTTGATCAGGTTGATATCGCGACCTTCCTTGACGGCACGAGCCATGTCAAAGAAGCGACGGTCCGGCTGGCAGCAGCCATCGATATAGGCAGGGTTGCCGAAGGTATAGCCCGGACGGATAATGTTTCTGGTCATCTTCACTTCGGGGAAGCTTGTACCATAACCATGGGCAAAGCCCAAGACGAAGGCCTCGCCGGCAGCCTTGGTGGCACCATAAAGATCTACGGGAAGGTTGGAGGTCACTTCGCGCATCACCGGGCGCATACGGCCCATGGCGGCGGTACTACTGGTGTAGATGAACTTCAGGCAGCCCGCCTTGGCAGCACTTTCAAGAATGTTCACCGTAGCGCGTGTATCATTCATCAGCATGGTGGCAGGAGTCTCGCCCCAGCCAAGGGCAATATGGATACAGGCGTCACAGCCTTCGAGACCGGCGGCGATTTTGTCAAAATCGGTAAGGGAGCATTCAACGAAACTCACGTTGGGCTGAGCCTTAAGGCTAGGGACCTTGTTGGGATGACGTGTGGCAATCACAACCTCGTGACCCTTGGCCAAAAGAGCCTTGACCACATAATGACCAATAAAACCTGTTCCACCGGTTACAAAAACTTTCATAAAAACCTCTTTTCCTAAAAATATATATAGCAAAACCCAGAAACAACAACTCTAAACACAAAAAAGTTTCCCCCCGTAACCACTTTGCGAAGGCACGAGACTTCAATTATGAATTATGAATTACGAATTACGAATTGATCATCTTTCATCTTTCATCCTTCATCCTTCATTTTTCATTCTTCATCCTTCACCTTTATCCTTTCTCCTTTATCCTCTCCCCTATCTTTTGCTACATTTTTATCGTAAGATTTCCAAGAGGTTTTATATGGCACGTATGCGCGTTCTCGTTCTGATGGGTGGTCCTTCCACCGAGCATGATGTTTCTGTGGTCAGCGGTACCGGTGTGGTCCGCGCCATGAATCCGGACAAGTACAATATCCATCCGGTGCTTATCGACAAGGACGGCACCTGGCACTGGTCTTCCCGCGAACTGTCCCCCTACCAGAAGGACAACTTCAGCGTGAACTACTTCCGCGGTCTCGAAGGCACGGCAGCCAACACCAAGAAGAACCCGGCCCTCTCTGAACTGCCGGATGCAGACATTGCATTCCTCGCCCTCCACGGCAAATGGGGCGAAGATGGCCATATCCAG from Fibrobacter sp. includes the following:
- a CDS encoding NAD(P)-dependent oxidoreductase, whose translation is MKVFVTGGTGFIGHYVVKALLAKGHEVVIATRHPNKVPSLKAQPNVSFVECSLTDFDKIAAGLEGCDACIHIALGWGETPATMLMNDTRATVNILESAAKAGCLKFIYTSSTAAMGRMRPVMREVTSNLPVDLYGATKAAGEAFVLGFAHGYGTSFPEVKMTRNIIRPGYTFGNPAYIDGCCQPDRRFFDMARAVKEGRDINLIKNDGTQFIHASQQAELYVRLLESDKNEEIYLGLGDVWIGWKEIAEMMLSLKPDTKSKIVETDLGWGDTPMRFEVGKIKDQFGLVFDAHDFMMDHVKWTFDQV